A region from the Kazachstania africana CBS 2517 chromosome 11, complete genome genome encodes:
- the IES5 gene encoding Ies5p (similar to Saccharomyces cerevisiae IES5 (YER092W); ancestral locus Anc_7.379): MSSDSVRSALEKEYQKLSLRNDELVKQDSTLRKEYTTLLRKASSLASVLKVMDSKLAEQCEIEQPKLIGDRALKLVPGLQWYNDQINLVTQSFDNDNEEIEIPKELLDSYTLCKDTPLLYKDSQ, translated from the coding sequence ATGAGTAGTGATTCTGTAAGAAGTGCTTTGGAAAAAGAGTATCAGAAATTATCATTAAGGAACGATGAGCTCGTGAAACAGGACTCTACACTAAGGAAAGAGTATACTACTCTGCTTCGAAAAGCTTCTAGTTTGGCATCGGTTCTCAAGGTGATGGACTCGAAATTGGCCGAACAATGTGAAATAGAACAACCGAAACTTATTGGTGATAGGGCTTTGAAACTCGTTCCAGGATTGCAATGGTATAACGATCAAATAAATCTTGTTACGCAAAGTTTTGACAATgacaatgaagaaatcgaAATCCCCAAAGAATTGTTAGATTCGTATACATTATGTAAAGATACAcctttattatataaagattCACaataa